CCTTTGGTGGCAccgcgctgggggggggggggggagcagcccaAACCCCGCAGCCGTGGCGGAACTGCGAAGGGGACGGAGCTGGGCAGCGCCGTTGCGGGCGCATTTGACCACGAGGCTCCCCCAGGAGCTTCCCTGTCCACCCCGCTCCGCAAATCCCCGAGGCGGGTGCCTGCGGGGGTGAGCCAGCCCCGGCCGGCCGCAGCCCGGGAGCCCCCACCGCGCGCGAGGCGCTGACCCGGGGAGCAGCAGAGGCGAGATGCCATCCAGCCTCCGGGCACCGGAAAGTTTCGCAGCTCCGTGAGCGCGGCGGCAAACTGCCCCCACCTCCGCCCCCTTCTTCTGGCTGGGCGCCTTGGGCCCGCAGCGCAGCGCAGCTCCCTCGGGGCCTCCGCagctgcagggcctgggggggtctctgggggcGAGGTGCGGGACTCGTGTGCAGGACAAGGGCGCTGTTTgttctcctccaccctccccggctgtcgctggggggggggggggcagccgcAGCAGCCATGGAGCCCGAGGCGATTGCGATCCTCTTCCTGAACCAGAGCGAAGGCCCCCCCCGGGGGGAATTCAACCTCTCGGGGCTCTCGGAGGAGGAGCAGGACACCAAGCCCCTCTTCGGCATCGGCATCGAGAACTTCCTCACCCTGATCGTCTTCGGCGTGATCTTCGCCTTGGGGGTGCTGGGCAACTCGCTGGTGATCACGGTGCTGGCCAGGAGCAAGCCGGGCAAGCCCCGCAGCACCACCAACATCTTTATCCTCAACCTGAGCATCGCCGACCTGGCCTACCTGCTCTTCTGCATCCCCTTCCAGTCCACGGTCTACGTGCTACCCACCTGGGTGCTGGGCGCTTTCATCTGCAAGTTCATCCACTACTTCTTCACCGTCTCCATGCTGGTCAGCATCTTCACCCTCTCCGCCATGTCGGTGGACCGCTATGTGGCCATCGTGCACTCCCGCCGCGCCTCCGTCCTGCGGGTCTCCCGCAACGCGCTGCTGGGCGTGGGGCTCATCTGGGCGCTCTCCATCGCCATGGCCTCGCCCGTCGCGCACCACCAGCGCCTCTTCCACCGGGACGCCAGCAACCAGACCTTCTGCTGGGAGCAGTGGCCCAACCCCCGGCACAAGAAGGTCTACGTGGTCTGCACCTTCGTCTTCGGCTacctgctgccgctgctgctcaTCTCCTTCTGCTACGCCAAGGTGGGTGCGAGGGGGAGGGTGTCGAGGGTGCAGGGGATGGGTGTACGGGGTGCAGCTACAGGGGGTATAGCTATAGGGGGTGTGTATGTGGTAGTTACAGGGGCGTAGGTATAGGGCGGGTGAGTGTTTGGGGTACAGAGGTGGGGtgtagccaggggaggggctgggagtttGCGGTACAATTACAGGGGTGGAGTGTAGCCTTAGGGTGTGTGAGAGAGTTTGGGGTACAGTTGCAGAAGTGGGGTGTAGCcttagggtgtgtgtgtgagagtttgGGGTACAGTTAGAGGGGTGGGGTTTAGCTATAGGATGTAGCtatagggggtgtgtgtgtatgggggtatAGTACAGGGATGGGATGCTGGTATAAAGTGTATAGGTGTATATGGGGTATAGTTACAGGGTGGGTTTAGGTATAGGGTTTGTGTGCATAGACGAAAAGGTACAACGATGATTGAATAGAGGAAGGGGTAGACGCATAGCTATAGGACAGGGTGGGGTATAGGGTGTTAGCATCTGCAAAAGTTAGATGGGTGGGCTACCTGGTCTGTGTGTGGGTGCAGTAGCGGGGGCTAGGCTATGAGGGGTAGTTTTGGGCTGCGTGCATGGGAAGAGAGTACAGAGGTAAGAACATGGGAGGGGTTGAAGTTTCGGTGTGTGTAAGGGAGTGGGGGTACACTCAAAGCGAGTTAAGTGTGGCTGGAGTTATACTGTGGATTTATAGGCTAGGAATGTCCAGTTGTAAGGTGTTTCGGGGAACCTCACACCTGTGTGGGTCCGAGGGTTCAGCAGTAAATGTGGGGAGGAGGTATAGTATAGCCGATAGTGGGTGTATTGTCTgctagttttcattttttttagaaaaaaacttctttttaaaatctccatttCAGCTGCGATAAACGCTTTCTGTGTTTTCCCGTACTGCTGGGTGATGAGCTCCGAACTGAGCAAAATGCAACAGTGTGCAAAGTTgttaacatattaaaaaaaaattgcaataaGTTAAAACATGCTGCACTTCAATAAAACCCAGCCACACAGGGCCGGtgtaaccactaggcgaactagacTGCAGCCTGGGGCGCCAAGATTTGGGGGCGCCAAAAAGCAatgccccccaatttttttttacactattgctCAGGGGCAGGTACCTGTAAGTCTCTAGCATTCGGGCCgcgccagggccagcagcctcttcacctcGGAGTCTCCCTCGCTTGCCCGGGGGCCACTCCTCCTCTCAGGCTCCCTGGCTGCTGCCATTGCGGCCACCCGGGAGGACACGGGCTGGGGGCGCCACCGTGGAGGAGGCGCAAGGGGCCAAGCTCAGCTGGGGCCTTGCACCTGCCGTCCGAGAGCAGCAGGAACCAGGCGCCGCTTGGGGGGAGCCGGGTGGCCCGAGCCCAGGGTGGCGGCAGCCTccgcagcagcaggggcaggcggggagcGTAGGAGGGGTGGCCCCCGGACAAGCGGGGGAGACTCCgaggtgaagaggctgctggccctggcgcGGCTCAAGCGCTGGAGACTGACAGgtacctgcccctgccccatcctggcaCCGCCTGCCCCTCAGCCCAGTGACTGTTACCTGCTCCACCAGCCTCAGTGCCCTGCCCCATACTGTCAACCACCCCAAGCTCACTGTGACACAAGCATCCCTTGGCAAAGGGCCCCCTGATCTTCACAAACAGCTGTCAccacaggcctgacaaactcactgcaccctGCACGTGTCTTACAGGGCACTTACCCACAAAGAGGAACATGGAAGGGATCTACACAAGGCTGGTAACTTGTCAAGAGTGAGAATCTTTGTGAGATGTGTGCATGGGTAATAttgaaggaataatgtatttacctTAAAAGTCTGCTTTACAGACTCGGGGTAGAAATGAGTCACCAGGGATAATGGCCCTTTGGGGTAAGGGGGATTTGTCACCCTGCCTAACCTGGCTGATGATGCAATGCAAGGCTCAATTGTTTAGCTTTGCACAATAGTAAGACTTTGaatgggacaccatcagaggcaaTGGCAAACAACTGAAATGCcttaaaggtaaaaaagaaacattacaacaGCCGTTATCCGTTCGGACAGGCTGTTTATAATGCTAAGTTTACTAGTTTTCAGAGGTTGTCGGGGAGGtgggggcgcaaggtggaagtttcgcttAGGGTGcaaaaatatccttgcaccgtcCCTGCAGCCACATTATTACTGGGGTCCTGATCCGTACGATGCCCGTTCTACCACTTACTTCTTAACGTCCAGTTAAAAGACACTAAGAGCAACAGGCACGCTACCCGCTTGTTAGGGAGCCTCATCCTGCAtcagctgaagttaatgggagctttgcctctGACTTCAGGGGGCTCAGAATCATGCCTTTTGCTGCCAGAAAGCAATCACTTGATGATGAGCAAGTTTCTGATGAAAAGGGCTGAACTGtgacacactcactctccccactTCTTCGCTCAGGCAATGATCCTTTTCTGTACCATTGTTTTCTGCAGCTTTGAAGGAAGCACCAATTCAGACTGCTGTTCTCCAGAATCTAGAACAGGTTGAATTCTGTCAGACTGGACAGTTCTTTTACTGAGATCTTGCAAACCTTTACTCGCTTCCTTAGTTCTTACTCACTACAGTAAATTGCATTGAAGTTAATAGGtctgctcatgtgagtaaagtctGCTCTCTTGCTGAGGGATCAGTTCCTCCAAAGCAAACATGTTTCCAAGGGGGTTGTAGTGTATAATTTATATAGTTTGTGCATAAATTCATTAATTGTGATGTGGAAAAAGGACCGATAGAGTGCAAACgtgcattttaaaacactttgaaatATGCTTATATTCAAAGGACAAAGTTTCTAAATTACAGAGCAAAAACAACATTTAAAGTGACAGAGGTGTCAAACTGGCAAAAAGGCAAAACATTAAAATTAGTATCAGCCCTTAAAGGTTTAGTTCTCTTTTCTCTGTGTGGTGGGTAGATTTCTCATTGTCTGTAATAGGAGTTACTGTGTGCACTGAGGGGAAGAAACCAATACCGTAGATTTGATCATCACCATATTTAAATAAAGATATTAACAGATATGGGGAAAGTGTTAATGGACATGCTCAGAAGATgccttttttaaacattaatttttaatgaatAAGTATTAATAATTTTTATAGCCAAAAGAGCATCATTCACAATATTGACTTATGCCTCTAAACccttgttttttaatgaaagaagTTTTGTAAGTTAAACAAGtgtgaatgttttttaaaattataaatttttACTTgtagaatttaaaaacaaaattaaaagggaTTGTTTTTTAACAGACTTTATTGAAATATTAAAGTTAATATAAACACACCATTTTGATTACAAAAATAactatttattataaatattaatttcaagaatatgattttaaaaaatcttcaaatCTGAGTCCCAGAATGTCAAGTTTATGCCCAGAGCAAATCTTTTATGGTCAAGTTAAAATAGCCTGAAACAGGGGTTAACTAAACTAATTAAATGTATGTTAATTAACAGTAAAATGTTGTCACAGCCAGGAAATCAAGGCAATTCAAAGTTGCAGCTGGAACCTCATTTTTAACTTGCTACCAGGCTGTCCTTACTTCACCCTTGTTTTGGTTAGGAATTGAAGGGGTCTGAGATGAcaggcctaatcctgctcccGCTGAAGTCAGGATCCAGCCCTGAGGGACCAGTTCTGTGAGATGCTCACCACCCTCAATTCGTAGCAGTGAGAACTGAATAAACTCAGCTCTTTGCAGGAGGCACTTGGCATCTGTCTGCAACATAAGGGCTCACTCCTACTGTGACTGTAAAGTCATTGACAAAACTCCACCTGCAGTATTTTGGCACATCCGgatgagcagggggtggggtaggTTAAGATTGGAATGGCAATAAATCAATGACAGAGTTTCAGTCTTAAATTTGTGAAGGCCAGAGCTGTGATAGTATATGTCCAGCAAAGGAGTCATCATGAAGCTCCATTTAGCAAATTACCATAGAATGCTATTGAAATAAACACAACCATGACATCTTGGCTTCCCAGTACACACAGTGTGAAAGGAAAGTTGCTGTGTAATATAACAGGTACATCAATGGCAACATTTAGTTATAAAGTAGAGCATACTactaggtcagatcctcagctggtataaattgatgTAGCTTCATTGATTTCTATGGAGCTACATTTAATTACGCCAGCTGTGGATCTGTGAAATAGTAATAATAAGGAAGCTTCAGTCTACTCATAATGTAGTTTAAGATAAAGGGAATGCAGTTCTCTATTTGAATATATGGCATTTTCAGGACTGTTGTAAGGCAAGTTCTTGTTTTTTTTATGTAAATTgtaatttccttcattttttatGCATTTAAATGGCAAGCTAGCTGCATTCCCTCTGTCTTAAATTACATTATCAGAGAATTCACATCCTACTGGGAAGTACTAGCAGAAGGACAGCTCTTTCTGAGAGACAACAGCACCATTACGAATTACAGAAATACTGAAACAGTGATGGGTATTTCTAAAATCTGTCCTCCTGCAAACCCAGAGAAAACCAGAGCTGGCATTCACATGTAATGAGATTTATAAGCAGTGATTAACTATTTAATAGTTCAGTAGTGAGTATTAAGTTAAGTGCATATTACTTGATGGATAGCTTGAAATGGCTCTTTTCAGTAAGTGTGATTTGTCATGAGATTacatatttcttttattatttacatCTCAATTTATTGTATATACTATTATGAGGTTACTATAGGATTGCACATTAAAAAGTGCCACTTAAGGACCAATGGCTCAAGCCTGCAAAGTGCCAAAGCTTGTTTTGGGAGGTCCTGAGCATCTTCAGTTCCCATTTACCAAGGAagtcaaaagtgactagtgattttgggtgactCAGTTTTTGGGTCCCAAGTTGAGAAAGCTTAAAGCTATCCTCTGAAAACCAGGGCTCAttcatgttgggcacccaaaaatcatgGCACCCAGAAACTAAGGTAACTACAAtattagtcacttttaaaaatcctggtCATTGGCTTTGATGGGAGTACTCATGTGGCAGAATATACCCCAAAATGATTATTGTCCACTTATCCATTTCAAATATTAATAACTGCCCCATTTTTTACTTTTGCCTTTAGAAATACTAAGAGAAACCCGTCTCCATTATGTACTAATATCCTGAACATTCTGAACTGCGGAAATTCATTTTGATTTATAGACTCAGTTAAAAATATAAATCACACAGCGTAGGAGTCCTAACATAAAAATGAGCTTAAAAATGTTCCTGGACTGAAATCTTGTATCCCAAGTTTTAGCAGGAGGATGTTAATGGAAGAGGTATAACCCAGGcccaccaagaaaaataaaaataaataaaatctataaTAGTTGTAGTGACACAGTACTAAGTAGAATGGAATGAAAGGCTCTGCTGTAGTAATTGAATTGGTCCCAGTACCATAACTATGGCACTGCTGACAATGACATTTGAATGTAAATAAGATTTATATGACAAATTGTGGTTCAGAATGCAATGTTTACATATATCAAGATACAGTCATTATTATTAGATAATTACCTTGTGTAATCTACTTGGAGGCATTATTTTAAATGGATCTTTCCAGGAGCTATTAATAATGAAAGTGTAACCAATGAAATGTCTGTAAGTAGCAAGAAATCAAATATGCTTTAAAACTGTACAGTGTTTATGCTTGTATGTTGTTTGGTGGAAATATATATGCCAAAAGCAGCAGGGTCTTTTAaaccatgttctctctctctctctcttccccctgctccatgcccccccaccccccgtcctcCCGTATGATtttaggaggagagagagagaaagggaggagtctGTTACAGCATAAAGGAGACATACACATGGGTTACATTCCAGCAATTTATATTATGCGCTTTTTTTCGTAACGCATTCAGTGATGGCTTTAAGACTCTTCTACCGCCATGGTCATAAAAGACCCTGCAAAACCTCAGGTTAATAGGAGAATTTATTCCCTTTTATCCTTTCCTGAGAGCAAAATATGATCTGTAAACAATAGGTACATGAAAGCTGGGAGCTTGAAAAGTTTTATGTAAGGAATTGTTTTTCCAGATTTTAAGTCTTTTGACATATAAATTCTTGTTAGAAAAGAGTATGGAGTACATTTTCAGCTAAGTGAGTGGGGATTTAGTTGTGTGAATCAGCTATGTTCTCCAGGctgcttaaaaaaataagaagTGATCCTTCACTTCAGCTAGCTTTCTGAGCACAGATGGAGTACTAAATCTTGGTACCAAACTCACTTGGATGCATTTCTGCATGTTAcaggtttttttcctacaaatccTGCAGTGTTACCAGCTGCTACAAATGCAGAAGTAGATGTCTTCAAAACTACTTGGGGTCAAATCCTGACTGGCATCTGGAAAACAGCATAATAGACCCCACCAAACCCATATTCAGTGTATGCTGTAAGAAGAACATTCATGTGTTCCAGTGTTGTGGTTGACAATAGCCCACAAACCACTACTTCATGCAATCTGTTCCTAAAAAAGGATCAGACACTGCCACCCTTGCTCACAGTGAATAGTatcatatttttaaagtgatCCGATTGAAATGAGTGTGAGTAATAGAGGAGCAAGGGATCATTCATTGGGAACATTCTGGTCCAAAGTAGGAATAGTGTGTATAGAGGCCATTGGTTGATCTTGGAGTATACGTACATAAACATATCACTCCTCTACAGCTCCTGTCATGTGTGGATTGTCTGCTTTGTTTCAGTGGTGTTGGAATAGGGGCATCCAACTTCTGCACATGGACTGCAGATTATCTGGTGAACCCCCCATACAAAGCTAGAATTTGACTAGTCAGATGGCTGCATGTGGTGGGTTTGTGAAATTAGTACCTAATCCAAAATGGAGAAAGTTCAAGGGGTTAACTACCTGGAGGAAATAGCCTATCAAGTAGCGTGGAGCTGGCCACTACTCCAGATCTTAGTCTAAAGCAGCAACCGGGGGAATGGTTTTCATTTCTTTCTCACTTGCTTTTACTCTCTTCCAAAGTCAGCCACACATTCACCACTCACTGTCCTCATCCTCCCCATCCAGCTCCTACTCATACCTTGCTAGAAACTGCTGATTCTGTATATTACTCTGGCAGAAGCAGCCAggattttctcttccttccctttgcCCAGatgagaggagggaagcaggagtCAGGAGAAGGAAGATCATTGCCCCAGGTTCTCTacaagaacccaggagttcttCTCATGGAAGTCTGGGAAAAGGGCTGTTCTTGCCCTCTGGTCTCCTTACCATTGAGGTGGAGAGGTCTGGGGGTTCATCCAGACCACACTCAGTGAAGGCCAAACTATGTGTCCCTCTCATGCTGTTCGTGGGTCAAGCTTGTCTACTGACAGTTTGAGTCATGTCAGGAAGATGCAGAAGAATGGAGATTGAGATGTACAAAAAAAATGCAGGATCAAGCAGTTGGTATGTATATACTGCTGAACTAATACACGTCTAATGTATTTAACAGTTATCATACCTTTAGCCTTGGATTTACATACAAATTGTCTTCAGTTGATGTTTTCAGGTATCCGGCAGTCTTTTACATCTTTTCTCTTCACCCACAAGTGACCATTGTCATTCAGAAATAtatcccttttctttttaactcattagatcagtggttctcaactctggtccaccgcttgttcagggaaagcccctggcgcaccaggctggtttgtttacctgccacgtccacaggttcggctgattgcggcttccactggctgcagttcgccgctccaggccagtgggggctgcgggaagggcggccagcacatccctcggcatgtgccgctttctgcagcccccattggcctggagcggcgaaccatggccagtgggagagGCGATCGGATGAACCTGCGGACACGAcagataaacaaaccagcttggcctgccaggggctttctctgaacaagcggtggaccagagttgagaaccactgcattagttACATTTTTCAGAACATATGATTAATACTGGATCAGATCTGTGATCCATCTTATCTAATATCCTTTCTCTGAAAGtggccagaaccagatggtaCAGAGTAAGGGGCAAAAGACACCACAATAGGCAGATATGGGATAATATGCCCCCAGGGAAGTCTCCTTCTAACCTCTAAATTGAGATTGGTTTATAtaaaccctgaagcatgtggTTTTCTATCCCTTTTAAAACTCTGTAAAAGTATGTACTGTTATGACTCTGGAtagtcttgttatccatataaataccCAATCCCTCCTTTGattttgctaaattcttggctttCATGGCATCcggtggcaatgagttccatagtctaATTGCGtatttgaat
The Natator depressus isolate rNatDep1 chromosome 2, rNatDep2.hap1, whole genome shotgun sequence DNA segment above includes these coding regions:
- the GALR1 gene encoding galanin receptor type 1, with the protein product MEPEAIAILFLNQSEGPPRGEFNLSGLSEEEQDTKPLFGIGIENFLTLIVFGVIFALGVLGNSLVITVLARSKPGKPRSTTNIFILNLSIADLAYLLFCIPFQSTVYVLPTWVLGAFICKFIHYFFTVSMLVSIFTLSAMSVDRYVAIVHSRRASVLRVSRNALLGVGLIWALSIAMASPVAHHQRLFHRDASNQTFCWEQWPNPRHKKVYVVCTFVFGYLLPLLLISFCYAKVLNHLHKKLRNMSKKSEASKKKTAQTVLVVVVVFGISWLPHHVIHLWAEFGVFPLTQASFLFRVTAHCLAYSNSSVNPIIYAFLSENFRKAYKQVFKCQIGNESPLNDVKESRSRIDTAPSTNCTHV